One window of Choristoneura fumiferana chromosome 13, NRCan_CFum_1, whole genome shotgun sequence genomic DNA carries:
- the LOC141433947 gene encoding probable 2-oxoadipate dehydrogenase complex component E1 homolog, with protein sequence MYGLSQVGVRQVMRWKERLYDRVKYHSGAGVFGHRPRVENESEIQKEVLEKRYQNCRAHQLVTAYRTHGHLKATIDNVEYKNVNRNVKELQLPRFGLSAQDAVDSSIVYGYTGNQPAGSLVEELEKIYCGPISYEFSYLETEAEREWFAQRVESGVDVIDKERRLEIVKELLHSQAWDKFLMVKYPTVKRYCGEGAESLLTVFSTLYKLTTAEGVEQVVLAMAHRGKLNALTGVLQYPPVKIFHKFSGQPEFPIEAGAACDISTHLSASVDIAVNDKSVRFSLLNNPSHLEAANPVSMGKTRSRQLQLKEGDYSTDGSSKMGDKVLNVQIHGDAAFTGQGVNQETLMLSRAPHFDVGGSIHVVVNNQVGFTLPADRGRSCRYVTDLAKAIAVPVIHVNGDHPELVQKATAIAFEYQRQFRKDVFIDYNCFRRWGHNELDDPTFTNPLLYKIIHNRKSIPDVYAEKLVSEGVISEEEVKNISEAYTQHLQAQYAAVNSYKPEAEYYQKQWAHMGGAPHAVETWDTGVDAGLLKLVGRASVITPSDFNVHPHLAKTHVKNRIAKLTDEKELDWATAEALAFGSLLMEGRHVRLSGEDVGRGTFSHRHAMLVDQETENIYIPLNHIHDQQKGFLEVANSILSEEAVLAFEYGMAYDSPDNLCVWEAQFGDFYNGAQIIVDAFIASGESKWMKSNGLVMLLPHGYDGAASEHSSCRMERFLQLTDSKESAPDSEAVCLHVANPTTPAQYFHLLRRQMVRNYRKPLVVVAPKLLLRLADAVSPMSDFAPGTHFKPVIGDPLADPLKVKRVILVSGKHYYELHKERVKAKIDDVAIVRLEALSPFPLQALQKELDRFGNARKFIWSQEEHRNMGAWTFVKPRFENLLGRKLIYSGRAEAPTPAVGASVLHRKEVEHILREPLYDLK encoded by the exons ATGTACGGGCTTAGTCAAGTGGGAGTGAGGCAGGTGATGCGATGGAAGGAGAGGTTATATGATAGAGTGAAGTATCATTCGGGTGCCGGTGTCTTCGGGCACCGACCGCGCGTCGAGAACGAAAGTG AAATCCAAAAAGAGGTGTTGGAAAAGAGATACCAAAACTGCCGCGCGCATCAACTAGTCACCGCATATCGTACACACGGCCATTTAAAAGCCACAATAGATAACGTcgaatacaaaaatgttaacaG AAATGTGAAAGAGCTCCAATTGCCTCGCTTTGGCTTGTCAGCTCAAGACGCAGTGGACTCTAGCATAGTGTACGGGTACACCGGGAACCAGCCGGCAGGATCGCTCGTCGAGGAGCTGGAGAAAATCTACTGCGGACCAATCTCTTACGAATTTTCTTACTTAGAG ACAGAAGCAGAGCGGGAATGGTTTGCGCAAAGAGTCGAAAGCGGCGTAGACGTCATAGACAAAGAGCGTCGTTTAGAAATAGTCAAAGAGCTGTTACACTCTCAAGCTTGGGACAAATTTCTGATGGTCAAATACCCCACAGTGAAGCGGTACTGCGGGGAGGGTGCCGAGTCTCTGCTGACCGTTTTCTCGACGCTTTATAAGCTCACTACTGCAG AGGGTGTCGAACAAGTTGTCCTAGCGATGGCCCACCGAGGCAAGCTGAACGCTCTGACCGGCGTGCTGCAGTATCCACCAGTCAAGATCTTCCACAAGTTCAGCGGACAACCCGAGTTCCCCATAGAAGCTGGGGCAGCTTGCGACATATCTACGCATCTCA GTGCCTCGGTCGACATAGCCGTGAATGACAAATCGGTCCGCTTCTCTTTGCTAAACAATCCATCTCATCTCGAG GCAGCAAATCCCGTATCGATGGGCAAAACGCGATCCAGACAATTGCAGCTGAAGGAAGGTGATTACTCGACAGATGGCTCGTCCAAAATGGGCGACAAAGTGTTAAATGTACAG ATACACGGCGACGCCGCGTTCACGGGCCAAGGCGTTAATCAGGAGACGTTGATGTTGTCCCGCGCCCCGCACTTTGACGTCGGAGGCTCCATACACGTCGTCGTCAACAACCAA gtAGGATTTACACTGCCCGCAGATCGTGGTCGGTCCTGCCGTTACGTGACAGACTTGGCGAAAGCTATAGCAGTTCCTGTAATACACGTCAACGGAGACCACCCAGAG CTCGTCCAAAAAGCGACGGCCATAGCTTTCGAGTACCAGCGCCAGTTCCGCAAAGACGTGTTCATCGACTACAACTGCTTCCGTCGCTGGGGACACAACGAGCTCGACGACCCCACCTTTACCAACCCGCTGCTGTACAAGATTATACACAACAGGAA atcAATCCCTGATGTATATGCAGAGAAACTTGTATCAGAAGGAGTAATATCAGAAGAAGAAGTCAAAAACATATCCGAAGCATACACTCAACACTTGCAGGCGCAATACGCAGCTGTCAATTCTTATAAACCTGAA GCAGAATACTATCAGAAACAGTGGGCGCATATGGGAGGCGCGCCGCATGCAGTGGAAACATGGGATACTGGTGTTGACGCAGGCTTACTCAAGCTAGTAGGGAGAGCATCTGTCATCACACCGAGTGACTTT AACGTTCACCCGCACTTGGCAAAGACGCACGTGAAGAATCGTATAGCAAAGTTAACTGACGAGAAGGAATTAGATTGGGCCACTGCTGAAGCTTTAGCTTTTG GTTCGCTACTAATGGAAGGACGCCACGTACGCCTTAGCGGCGAAGACGTGGGCCGTGGAACTTTCTCCCACCGCCACGCCATGCTGGTGGACCAGGAGACGGAAAACATCTACATACCACTCAACCACATCCATGACCAACAGAAGGGTTTTCTGGAG GTAGCGAACTCGATCCTGTCCGAGGAAGCAGTGCTGGCTTTCGAGTACGGCATGGCCTACGACTCGCCCGACAACCTCTGTGTCTGGGAGGCGCAGTTCGGGGACTTCTACAACGGCGCGCAGATCATCGTTGACGCTTTTATCGCCTCTGGGGAAT CTAAATGGATGAAAAGCAACGGCCTCGTAATGCTGCTCCCGCACGGTTACGATGGCGCAGCGTCAGAGCACTCTTCATGCAGGATGGAACGATTCCTGCAGCTCACTGACAGCAAGGAATCAGCGCCAGACTCTGAGGCTGTTTGCCTGCACGTAGCCAACCCGACCACACCAGCGCAGTACTTCCATCTTCTGCGTAGACAG ATGGTTCGTAACTACAGGAAGCCTCTTGTAGTAGTGGCACCAAAGCTGCTGCTACGTTTAGCTGATGCTGTATCACCGATGTCAGATTTTGCGCCTGGGACACACTTTAAACCTGTTATTG GTGACCCATTAGCGGACCCCTTGAAGGTGAAGCGTGTTATCCTAGTCAGTGGCAAGCATTACTACGAATTGCACAAAGAGAGGGTTAAAGCTAAGATCGACGACGTTGCCATTGTACGGCTGGAAGCACTAAGCCCGTTCCCGCTTCAGGCATTGCAGAAGGAGTTGGACAGATTTGGAAATGCTCGAA AATTCATTTGGAGCCAGGAGGAACACAGGAATATGGGGGCGTGGACGTTCGTGAAGCCACGTTTTGAAAATTTATTAGGAAGAAAG CTGATATACTCAGGGCGCGCCGAGGCGCCTACACCAGCCGTCGGCGCTTCCGTGCTGCACCGGAAAGAAGTCGAGCACATCCTGAGGGAGCCCCTTTATGACCTCAAGTGA